In the genome of Lacerta agilis isolate rLacAgi1 chromosome 2, rLacAgi1.pri, whole genome shotgun sequence, one region contains:
- the ARMC7 gene encoding armadillo repeat-containing protein 7 isoform X2 produces the protein MSQNHKDLLGLGRLEYLQALVTEFQVTESSEAKEQVLANLANFAYDPKNYEYLRQLKVLDLFLDMLSEDNETLVEFALGGLCNLCLDKINKDYILDADGVAAVVGSLSSSNEETVMSAVTTLMYLTTPQSRQQITALPVVECMLRFSLSANRRLRNLATIFLEDYCTPHQVEAAKALTEHTALGIPLPKD, from the exons ATGTCCCAAAACCACAAGGACCTACTAGGTCTGGGTCGCCTTGAATACCTGCAGGCCCTAGTCACTGAATTCCAGGTGACTGAGAGCTCCG AAGCCAAGGAGCAGGTGTTGGCCAATCTAGCTAATTTTGCTTATGATCCTAAGAACTATGAATATCTCCGACAGCTCAAAGTATTAGACCTGTTCCTGGATATGCTCAGCGAGGACAATGAAACCCTTGTGGAATTTGCACTTG GTGGCCTTTGTAACCTCTGCCTGGACAAAATCAACAAAGACTATATCTTGGATGCAGATGGTGTCGCAGCCGTTGTTGGTTCCCTCTCCAGCTCCAATGAAGAGACTGTGATGTCTGCAGTCACTACTTTAATGTACTTGACCACCCCACAGTCTCGCCAACAGATCACGGCTCTTCCCGTGGTAGAATGCATGCTGCGTTTCTCCCTCTCAGCCAACCGGAGGCTACGGAACCTGGCAACCATCTTCCTTGAAGATTACTGCACCCCTCATCAGGTAGAGGCGGCCAAGGCCCTGACCGAACACACCGCCCTGGGGATCCCCCTGCCAAAGGACTGA
- the ARMC7 gene encoding armadillo repeat-containing protein 7 isoform X1, protein MSQNHKDLLGLGRLEYLQALVTEFQVTESSAKEQVLANLANFAYDPKNYEYLRQLKVLDLFLDMLSEDNETLVEFALGGLCNLCLDKINKDYILDADGVAAVVGSLSSSNEETVMSAVTTLMYLTTPQSRQQITALPVVECMLRFSLSANRRLRNLATIFLEDYCTPHQVEAAKALTEHTALGIPLPKD, encoded by the exons ATGTCCCAAAACCACAAGGACCTACTAGGTCTGGGTCGCCTTGAATACCTGCAGGCCCTAGTCACTGAATTCCAGGTGACTGAGAGCTCCG CCAAGGAGCAGGTGTTGGCCAATCTAGCTAATTTTGCTTATGATCCTAAGAACTATGAATATCTCCGACAGCTCAAAGTATTAGACCTGTTCCTGGATATGCTCAGCGAGGACAATGAAACCCTTGTGGAATTTGCACTTG GTGGCCTTTGTAACCTCTGCCTGGACAAAATCAACAAAGACTATATCTTGGATGCAGATGGTGTCGCAGCCGTTGTTGGTTCCCTCTCCAGCTCCAATGAAGAGACTGTGATGTCTGCAGTCACTACTTTAATGTACTTGACCACCCCACAGTCTCGCCAACAGATCACGGCTCTTCCCGTGGTAGAATGCATGCTGCGTTTCTCCCTCTCAGCCAACCGGAGGCTACGGAACCTGGCAACCATCTTCCTTGAAGATTACTGCACCCCTCATCAGGTAGAGGCGGCCAAGGCCCTGACCGAACACACCGCCCTGGGGATCCCCCTGCCAAAGGACTGA